Genomic segment of Schistocerca piceifrons isolate TAMUIC-IGC-003096 chromosome 1, iqSchPice1.1, whole genome shotgun sequence:
aatgtaatcacatgtcgtttctactataatatatttgtccaatgaatacccgtttgtcatttgcatttcttcttggtgtagcaattttaatggccagtagtgtataattatcaCCGATATGCCGAGTAGAAGACAGATGTGGTGTAGACGTGAACAGCTAATGGCAGTGGTGCTAAGAAGAGCTCGAACATTTGTGCTTGGGAATACGCACTAGGACCCCAACAGAAACGTGAATGGGCACAGGGAATAACTGAGAAATAAAATGTGAGAAGAAACGGAATACAATAATCCTAATAGAGATTATTCCTGGTAATGCGGCATGAAATTGACAAAACTATTGGATGGTGAAATTCATCTCTGAAGCTGAGTTCGTCGAGCGTAGCGAGCCGGGTGTGCCGGGGGATGCACTAATAGATGCGGTGGCGGTTGGGCGGGTAGCTGGATGGAGGTATATAtggaaatacagagagagaaaatgaGAGGATAAATGGGTCAGGTGGATGGCAGAAAGAAGCAACATTGGACTAGAAATAAAAACGAAGACATACAGggatatacactacttgccattaaaattgctgcaccaagaagaaatgcagatgataaaagggtattcattggacaaatatgttatactagaactgacatgtgattacattttcacgccatttgggtgcacagatcctgagaaatcagtacccagaacaaccacctctggccataataacggccttgatacgcctgggcattgagtcaaacagagcttggatggcgtgtacaggtacagctgcccatgcagcttcaacacgataccacagttcatcaagagtagtgactggcgtattgtgacgagccagttgctcggccaccatcgaccagacgttttcaattggtgagagatctggagaatgtgctggccagggcagcagtcgaacattttctgtatccagaaaggcccgtacaggacctgcaacacgcggtcgtgcattatcatgctgaaatgtagggtttcgcagggatcgaatgaatggtagagccacggatcgtaacgtccactgttaagagtgtcgtcaatgcgaacaagaggtgaccgagacgtgtaaccaatggcaccccataccatcacgcctggtgatacgccagtatggcgatgacgaatagacgcttccaacgtgcgttcatcgcgatgtcgccaaacacggatgcgaccatcatgaagctgtaaacagaacctggattcatcctaaaaaaatgaagttttgccattcgtgcacccaggttcgtcgttgagtacaccatcgcaagtgctcctgtctgtgatgcagcgtcaagggtaaccgcagccatggtctccgagctggtagtcaatgctgctgcaaacgtcgtcgaactgttcgtgcagatggttgtcgtcttgcaaacgtccccatctgttgactcaggaatcgagacgtggctgctcgattcgtcacagccatgcggataagatgcctgtcatctcggctgctagtgatacgaggccgttggaatccagcacggcgttccttattaccctcccgaacccaccgttttgatattctgctaacagccattggatctggacgaacgcgagtagcaatgtcgcgatatgataaaccgcaatcgcgataggctacaatccgatctttatcaaagtcggaaacgtgatggtacgcatttctcctccttacacgaggcatcgcaacaacgtctcaccaggcaacgccggtcaactgctctttgtatatgagaaatcagttggaaactttcctcatgtcagtacgttgtaggtgtcgccaccggcgccaaccttgtgtgagtggtcTGAAAAGCCAatgatttgcatatgacagcaccttcttcctgtcgattaaatttcgcgtctgtagcatgtcatcctcgtggtgtagcaattttaatggccagcagtgtacataggTATGGCATGAGAGAAGAAATGGGCTGGAAGGATCCCAATGATGGTGTCGGTGGTGCATTTGGCTCTGGTTTGGCCTTACCTTGGAGATGAGCTCGTCGTGGTTGGCGAGGTGGGCGCGGCAGTGGATGCACGAGTAGGTGCGGTGGCAGTTGGGCAGGTAGGCCTGGAACGTCTTGACCATGGTGGTGGGGCCGGCCCTGCCATGCAGGCCGGCTGCGCGCCGCGGCCGCTGCTCGGGTGCGGGTGCCGCCTGGCCCGGCTGGCCCTGCGCCTGCACCTGCCCCTGGCCCTGCACCTGCGCCTGCACCTGCCCCTGGCCCTGGCCCGCTCCCTGGCTCAGCCTATCCGCCCGCCACCACCTGCAACACATCCGTCTGTCACTCCGTCAGCGCGCTCGCGCCTCCAGTCACTTCTGGACAAGCTGTGCACAAGTATTACACACACTATGCGCAAGCAACAAGTAAACAAACATAATAATCAATAGCTACGTGACTCAAGCAGCCAACTATACTGTACAAACTAGGAGAGTACCTCATTTCCTCCATATCCTGTCACCACAGTCAACAGGTCCAGAGATTTGGATCCCATCCCAAGAGGATTCCATTGGGTTTACAATCCATTTTGTGTCAATACCAAGCTTT
This window contains:
- the LOC124784187 gene encoding protein yippee-like 2 isoform X1, with product MCCRWWRADRLSQGAGQGQGQVQAQVQGQGQVQAQGQPGQAAPAPEQRPRRAAGLHGRAGPTTMVKTFQAYLPNCHRTYSCIHCRAHLANHDELISKSFQGSQGRAYLFNSVVNVGCGPAEERVLLTGLHAVADIYCECCKTTLGWKYEHAFESSQKYKEGKYIIELAHMIKENGWD